One window of Triticum dicoccoides isolate Atlit2015 ecotype Zavitan chromosome 5A, WEW_v2.0, whole genome shotgun sequence genomic DNA carries:
- the LOC119302952 gene encoding probable UDP-3-O-acylglucosamine N-acyltransferase 2, mitochondrial: MAAILPRTALLLRTPRGAGRLARFLGAGVPAASSSDAETAAEFMPWRNGGGVLHRAASVDPSAVVEAGAVVHSGAVIGKEVVVGSGTVVGPSVSVGQSTRIGYNVVLSNCLVGEFCTIHNGACIGQDGFGFFVDQDGQVKKKPQELYARIGDNVEIGANTCIDRGSWRDTMIGDDTKIDNLVQIGHNVVIGKCCMICGQVGIAGSATLGDYVVLGGRVAIRDHVSIASKVRLAANSLATKDIQEPGDYGGFPAVPINEWRRQTVNLRLFSKKHHDRR, translated from the exons ATGGCAGCCATCCTGCCAAGAACCGCGCTGCTGCTGCGGACGCCGCGCGGCGCCGGCCGGCTCGCGCGGTTCCTCGGGGCCGGCGTGCCCGCAGcttcatcatccg ATGCTGAGACGGCGGCGGAGTTCATGCCGTGGCGTAACGGCGGGGGCGTTCTGCACCGGGCGGCGTCCGTTGACCCCTCCGCGGTGGTGGAGGCCGGCGCCGTCGTGCACTCCGGCGCTGTGATTGGCAAGGAGGTCGTCGTCGGGTCTGGGACCGTGGTCGGGCCTTCGGTGTCCGTGGGGCAGTCCACCAGGATCGG GTACAATGTTGTCTTGAGCAACTGCTTGGTGGGCGAGTTCTGCACTATCCACAATGGCGCCTGCATCGGTCAAGATG GTTTTGGTTTCTTTGTGGACCAGGATGGACAGGTCAAGAAGAAACCACAG GAGCTTTatgcaagaattggagacaatGTGGAAATTGGTGCAAATACATGCATTGACAGAGGCAG TTGGAGAGACACAATGATTGGAGATGACACCAAGATTGATAATCTGGTTCAG ATAGGTCACAATGTGGTGATAGGAAAGTGCTGCATGATTTGTGGACAAGTAGGGATCGCAGGTTCTGCAAC GTTGGGTGACTACGTAGTATTAGGTGGTAGGGTGGCCATCCGGGATCATGTCTCCATTGCTTCAAAG GTTAGACTCGCTGCAAATAGTTTAGCGACAAAGGACATTCAGGAGCCCGGTGACTATGGCGGATTTCCAGCT GTCCCAATAAACGAATGGCGTCGACAAACTGTG